The Longimicrobium sp. genome includes a region encoding these proteins:
- a CDS encoding sigma-54 dependent transcriptional regulator: MSPELDLAANREANRTIRILVVEDEMTLRESCVSVLEHEGFDVAGCGRGEEARELLARRAFDVVLLDLYMGGVDGMELLRTCLEKSPDTLVVVMTGNPTVESSLAALRAGAWDYLPKPFAATHLQVLFGRAAHTVRVARESAAERADRHARHGHSDKVALMGRSPAFLQAVELARKVAATDASVFITGESGTGKEMFAQFIHHHSRRSSRAWVAINCAALPETLLESEMFGHVKGAFTGAIRDKPGLLETASGGTFFLDELTEMSQPIQAKLLRVIQDGVVRRVGSESVDAVVNVRFVAATNRDAREAMENGVLRKDLFYRLSVVPIRLPALRERPEDIPLLAEHFLGVYWKRHRDRGAALPHFSRAAVRALQEREWSGNVRELQNVIEHAVVLLEPGCEIQPEDIPDGDGSPARALPFTPAWRPPSTFREDGYHAERERVLAEFELSYLSWLVERAGANMSQAAKIAGVDRTTLYRLMEKHRLHRDTVITAQPADERGRLQA, from the coding sequence GTGAGCCCCGAGCTGGACCTGGCCGCGAACCGCGAGGCCAACCGCACCATCCGCATCCTGGTGGTCGAAGACGAGATGACGCTGCGCGAGAGCTGCGTGTCGGTCCTGGAGCACGAGGGCTTCGACGTGGCCGGGTGCGGGCGCGGCGAGGAGGCGCGGGAGCTCCTGGCGCGGCGCGCCTTCGACGTGGTGCTGCTGGACCTGTACATGGGCGGCGTGGACGGGATGGAGCTGCTGCGCACCTGCCTGGAGAAGAGCCCCGACACGCTGGTGGTGGTGATGACCGGCAACCCCACCGTGGAGTCGAGCCTGGCGGCGCTCCGGGCCGGGGCCTGGGACTACCTCCCCAAGCCGTTCGCCGCCACGCACCTGCAGGTGCTCTTCGGGCGGGCCGCGCACACGGTGCGGGTGGCGCGCGAGAGCGCCGCGGAGCGCGCCGACCGGCACGCCCGCCACGGCCACAGCGACAAGGTGGCGCTGATGGGCCGCTCGCCCGCCTTCCTGCAGGCGGTGGAGCTGGCGCGCAAGGTGGCCGCCACCGACGCCAGCGTGTTCATCACCGGCGAGAGCGGGACGGGGAAGGAGATGTTCGCGCAGTTCATCCACCACCACAGCCGGCGCAGCAGCCGCGCCTGGGTGGCCATCAACTGCGCCGCGCTCCCCGAGACGCTGCTGGAGTCGGAGATGTTCGGCCACGTGAAGGGGGCGTTCACCGGCGCCATCCGCGACAAGCCGGGGCTCCTGGAGACGGCCAGCGGCGGCACCTTCTTCCTGGACGAGCTCACCGAGATGAGCCAGCCGATCCAGGCCAAGCTCCTGCGCGTGATCCAGGACGGCGTGGTGCGCCGGGTGGGGAGCGAGAGCGTGGACGCGGTGGTGAACGTGCGCTTCGTGGCCGCCACCAACCGCGACGCCCGCGAGGCCATGGAGAACGGCGTCCTGCGCAAGGACCTCTTCTACCGCCTGAGCGTGGTCCCCATCCGGCTGCCGGCGCTGCGCGAGCGGCCCGAGGACATCCCGCTGCTGGCCGAACACTTCCTGGGCGTGTACTGGAAGCGCCACCGCGACCGCGGCGCGGCGCTGCCGCACTTCAGCCGCGCGGCCGTGCGCGCCCTGCAGGAGCGCGAGTGGAGCGGCAACGTGCGCGAGCTGCAGAACGTGATCGAGCACGCCGTGGTGCTGCTGGAGCCCGGCTGCGAGATCCAGCCCGAGGACATCCCCGACGGCGACGGCTCGCCGGCGCGCGCGCTCCCCTTCACCCCCGCCTGGCGCCCCCCCTCCACCTTCCGCGAGGACGGCTACCACGCCGAGCGCGAGCGGGTGCTGGCCGAGTTCGAGCTCTCGTACCTGAGCTGGCTGGTGGAGCGCGCCGGGGCCAACATGTCGCAGGCGGCCAAGATCGCCGGGGTGGACCGCACCACGCTGTACCGGCTGATGGAGAAGCACCGGCTGCACCGCGACACGGTGATCACCGCGCAGCCCGCGGACGAGCGTGGCCGGCTCCAGGCCTGA
- a CDS encoding Panacea domain-containing protein: MVQDRDRKLAELILYVAVASEEDEHFGSTKLNKILFYADFAAYAVTGESITGHVYRKLPYGPVPRELPAVRKRLTKSGSLAIQNRARYLYRQERPVALREPDLSLFSGQEIAIVNEVIRWLWNDSATEVSERSHGFLGWKSARMNEEIPYHTVFLSDDPPTQADFKYARDLIRQEGKRTAPDGKRTAA; encoded by the coding sequence ATGGTTCAGGACAGGGACAGAAAACTTGCCGAGCTCATCCTCTACGTTGCGGTCGCCTCGGAGGAGGACGAGCACTTCGGCAGCACCAAGCTGAACAAGATCCTCTTCTACGCGGACTTCGCGGCGTACGCGGTCACGGGCGAGTCGATCACCGGCCACGTCTATCGCAAGCTTCCTTACGGCCCCGTGCCGCGCGAGCTTCCCGCCGTTCGCAAGCGGCTGACGAAGAGCGGCAGCCTGGCGATCCAGAACCGCGCCAGGTACCTGTATCGCCAGGAGCGCCCGGTAGCCCTGCGCGAGCCGGATCTCAGCCTTTTCTCCGGCCAGGAGATCGCCATCGTCAACGAGGTCATCCGCTGGCTCTGGAACGACAGCGCCACGGAGGTCAGCGAGCGCTCCCACGGCTTCCTCGGGTGGAAGTCGGCGCGCATGAACGAAGAGATTCCATACCACACGGTGTTTCTCTCCGACGATCCCCCGACGCAGGCGGATTTCAAGTACGCGCGCGACCTGATCAGGCAGGAAGGGAAGCGGACGGCACCCGATGGCAAGCGAACCGCCGCGTAA
- a CDS encoding HAD-IIIC family phosphatase, producing the protein MPDAPAAPTTTPIAHSGLLQALEAEAALRDLGARLEEAAARAHPAPATLEALARLDPAAAVAWLLEVRSAARTLFSDADLRRVLDVLAGEVLARGDAALVDLAVAFAATHADAVAPETVVALAAAVPGERRPDALARLVARQLDRLPAHPGLLRLAAELAVAAGDGPRGHALLARLGRADPSPATVGWIARARGGLPPQAGAPARVALLSSFTIDPLKPFLDLELRAAGVVPELYAAPFNAWEREVLDPAAGLRAFAPDAVFLSAALDDLVPALAGTPSPDELRAAGETAVERVCAAARALREWSDAPLVVHAFHTAYPDPLGAAAPPGASRGAWLAELNGSLAGRLADLPAVHLLDVQDLLARRPGGAPEEPKLRHLARMRVGPAVLPELARAYAGYVVPLRGLTRKCVVVDLDNTLWGGVVGEDGPAGLRLGDTSPGSEYVDFQRALAALAARGVLLAAVSKNNEADALEVIRAHPAMVLREEHFAALRINWQPKHENVLAVAAELGIGADSLVFLDDNPDERELMRQMLPEVLTPDLPADPALYRAAVERLPQLQALAVTGEDRGRAALYRARRGRERAREGAPSLEQFLHSLEIAAEAALAGSATLPRVAQLFQRTNQFNLTARRHDAARLAALAADPGWRLWTLSAGDRFSDHGLVGAALVRVGGDAWTVDSLLLSCRAIGYGLETALLAVVCDAARAAGATRLEGEFVESAKNRPAAGFWVRHGFALRSSEDGVETWERGIAAGAVAPPAWIRLTVRDAS; encoded by the coding sequence ATGCCGGACGCACCCGCCGCCCCCACGACGACCCCCATCGCGCACTCGGGCCTCCTCCAGGCGCTCGAGGCCGAGGCCGCGCTGCGCGACCTGGGCGCGCGGCTGGAGGAGGCCGCCGCGCGCGCCCACCCCGCGCCCGCCACGCTCGAGGCGCTGGCGCGGCTCGACCCCGCCGCGGCCGTCGCCTGGCTGCTGGAGGTCCGCTCCGCCGCGCGCACCCTCTTCTCCGACGCCGACCTGCGCCGCGTCCTCGACGTCCTCGCCGGCGAAGTGCTGGCCCGGGGCGACGCCGCGCTGGTGGACCTGGCCGTCGCCTTCGCCGCCACCCACGCCGACGCCGTCGCCCCCGAGACGGTGGTCGCCCTGGCCGCCGCCGTCCCGGGCGAGCGGCGCCCCGACGCGCTGGCCCGCCTCGTCGCCCGCCAGCTGGACCGCCTCCCCGCGCACCCCGGCCTGCTGCGCCTGGCCGCCGAGCTCGCCGTCGCCGCGGGCGACGGGCCGCGCGGCCACGCTCTGCTCGCCCGCCTGGGCCGCGCCGACCCCTCCCCCGCCACCGTGGGCTGGATCGCCCGCGCGCGCGGCGGGCTCCCCCCGCAGGCGGGCGCCCCCGCGCGGGTGGCGCTGCTGTCGTCGTTCACCATCGACCCGCTCAAGCCGTTCCTGGACCTGGAGCTGCGCGCCGCGGGCGTCGTCCCCGAGCTGTACGCCGCGCCCTTCAACGCGTGGGAGCGCGAGGTGCTCGACCCCGCGGCGGGCCTGCGCGCCTTCGCCCCCGACGCCGTCTTCCTCTCCGCGGCGCTCGACGACCTGGTCCCCGCCCTCGCCGGCACCCCGTCGCCCGACGAGCTGCGCGCCGCGGGCGAGACGGCGGTCGAGCGCGTGTGCGCGGCCGCGCGGGCGCTGCGCGAGTGGAGCGACGCCCCGCTGGTGGTGCACGCGTTCCACACCGCCTACCCCGACCCGCTCGGCGCCGCCGCGCCCCCGGGTGCCTCGCGCGGCGCCTGGCTCGCGGAGCTGAACGGGAGCCTCGCCGGGCGGCTGGCCGACCTCCCCGCCGTCCACCTCCTCGACGTGCAGGACCTGCTGGCCCGGCGCCCCGGCGGCGCCCCCGAAGAGCCCAAACTGCGGCACCTGGCGCGCATGCGCGTGGGCCCCGCCGTGCTCCCCGAGCTGGCCCGCGCGTACGCCGGCTACGTGGTCCCGCTCAGGGGCCTCACCCGCAAGTGCGTGGTGGTGGACCTCGACAACACCCTGTGGGGCGGCGTGGTGGGCGAAGACGGCCCCGCGGGATTGCGCCTGGGCGACACCTCGCCGGGGTCCGAGTACGTCGACTTCCAGCGCGCCCTGGCCGCGCTCGCCGCGCGCGGCGTGCTGCTGGCCGCCGTCTCCAAGAACAACGAGGCCGACGCCCTGGAGGTGATCCGCGCGCACCCCGCCATGGTGCTGCGCGAGGAGCACTTCGCCGCGCTCCGCATCAACTGGCAGCCCAAGCACGAGAACGTCCTCGCCGTGGCCGCCGAGCTGGGGATCGGCGCCGACTCGCTGGTCTTCCTCGACGACAACCCCGACGAGCGGGAGCTGATGCGGCAGATGCTCCCCGAGGTGCTCACCCCCGACCTCCCGGCGGACCCGGCGCTCTACCGCGCCGCGGTCGAGCGCCTCCCCCAGCTGCAGGCGCTCGCCGTCACCGGCGAGGACCGGGGCCGCGCCGCGCTCTACCGCGCCCGCCGCGGCCGCGAGCGGGCCCGCGAGGGCGCCCCCTCGCTGGAGCAGTTCCTCCACTCGCTGGAGATCGCCGCCGAGGCCGCGCTGGCCGGCTCCGCCACGCTCCCGCGCGTCGCCCAGCTCTTCCAGCGCACCAACCAGTTCAACCTCACCGCCCGCCGCCACGACGCCGCGCGCCTGGCCGCCCTGGCCGCCGACCCCGGCTGGCGGCTGTGGACGCTCTCCGCCGGCGACCGCTTCAGCGACCACGGGCTGGTGGGCGCGGCGCTGGTGCGCGTCGGCGGCGACGCGTGGACGGTGGACAGCCTCCTCCTCTCCTGCCGCGCCATCGGCTACGGGCTGGAGACGGCGCTCCTGGCCGTGGTCTGCGACGCCGCGCGCGCGGCCGGGGCCACGCGGCTGGAGGGGGAGTTCGTGGAGAGCGCGAAGAACCGCCCCGCCGCCGGCTTCTGGGTCCGGCACGGCTTCGCGCTCCGGTCGAGCGAAGACGGAGTGGAGACCTGGGAGCGCGGGATCGCCGCCGGGGCCGTGGCGCCTCCCGCCTGGATCCGGCTGACGGTGCGCGATGCGTCCTGA
- a CDS encoding sugar transferase: MNPVLQQSAASPATALPGLLAPYEVDFTLHLAPRRPSFAALAACRALNVIAAAALLVLALPLMLVVAVLVKLSSPGPVLYTQTRVGLDRRAYRTGSGGSVRRRVDYGGRLFTIYKFRTMRADPDPEVQAWASPDDARVTRVGRVLRKYRLDELPQLWNVLKGDMNVVGPRPEQPRIVLSLREQIVEYPRRQRVRPGITGLAQVSQTYDTCLDDVRSKLRYDLQYIDRMSPLQDLAILLRTVPVVLLRKGAW; encoded by the coding sequence ATGAACCCCGTCCTGCAGCAGTCCGCCGCCTCCCCCGCGACAGCGCTCCCCGGCCTCCTCGCCCCGTACGAAGTCGATTTCACCCTCCACCTGGCCCCGCGCCGGCCCTCCTTCGCCGCGCTGGCGGCGTGCCGGGCGCTCAACGTGATCGCGGCGGCCGCGCTGCTGGTGCTGGCCCTGCCGCTCATGCTGGTGGTCGCCGTGCTGGTGAAGCTCTCCTCGCCCGGGCCCGTCCTCTACACGCAGACGCGCGTGGGGCTCGACCGGCGGGCCTACCGCACCGGGAGCGGCGGGTCGGTGCGGCGGCGGGTGGACTACGGGGGGAGGCTCTTCACCATCTACAAGTTCCGCACGATGCGGGCGGACCCCGACCCGGAAGTGCAGGCGTGGGCCTCGCCCGACGACGCCCGCGTGACGCGCGTGGGGCGCGTGCTGCGCAAGTACCGCCTCGACGAGCTGCCGCAGCTCTGGAACGTGCTGAAGGGTGACATGAACGTGGTGGGGCCCCGCCCCGAGCAGCCCCGCATCGTGCTGTCGCTGCGCGAGCAGATCGTAGAGTACCCGCGCCGCCAGCGCGTGCGCCCCGGGATCACCGGCCTGGCGCAGGTGAGCCAGACGTACGACACCTGCCTGGACGACGTGCGCAGCAAGCTGCGCTACGACCTGCAGTACATCGACCGCATGTCGCCGCTGCAGGACCTGGCCATCCTGCTGCGCACCGTCCCCGTGGTGCTCCTGCGCAAGGGCGCCTGGTGA
- a CDS encoding VanZ family protein, producing MTGETRTPPRRAPGAGAAADRPRRRRLGAAVSCFLCLAAILAATLFPSAHEGATGWDGCLFCGSRGLADALLNVALFVPLGAALARLGVPARFALPLAALLSAGIETAQFFVPGRDPSPPDLLFNSAGAALGSLAGQHAARLLLPSGRGAARLSLAWSALFAAAVALTGWLTGPSFPRDTLYGQWTPEVGDMPVYDGRVLAARVGPAAVARGRLGDSRPVREALVAGAPVEAVVLVGPPHPALSPVLRIVDEEEREAVLLAAEGRDFVFGYRMRAENVRLDRPLFRVPDARRDIPAGDTIRVAVQRRGRGIAARVDGRLVGAPRLDVGRGWTLLFFSLSFGERTSRALDALWIALWTLPLGLWARRRARWYLAAGIAAAALVALPGMVALAPAGLEEVVGAAAGVAAGYIVRHRVERRREERRQPEAARSLPCAR from the coding sequence GTGACCGGGGAGACGCGCACCCCGCCGCGGCGGGCGCCCGGCGCGGGCGCGGCGGCGGACCGGCCGCGGCGCCGCCGGCTCGGCGCCGCGGTCTCCTGCTTCCTCTGCCTGGCCGCGATCCTGGCGGCGACGCTGTTTCCTTCGGCGCACGAGGGAGCCACCGGGTGGGACGGCTGCCTCTTCTGCGGGAGCCGGGGGCTGGCGGACGCGCTGCTGAACGTGGCGCTCTTCGTCCCCCTGGGCGCGGCGCTGGCGCGGCTCGGCGTCCCGGCCCGCTTCGCCCTCCCGCTGGCCGCGCTCCTCTCCGCCGGGATCGAGACGGCCCAGTTCTTCGTCCCCGGGCGCGACCCGAGCCCCCCCGACCTGCTCTTCAACAGCGCCGGAGCCGCGCTGGGCTCCCTGGCAGGGCAACATGCGGCGCGGCTCCTCCTCCCCTCCGGCCGTGGCGCCGCGCGCCTGTCGCTGGCCTGGAGCGCGCTCTTCGCGGCCGCCGTGGCGCTCACCGGCTGGCTGACGGGGCCGTCCTTCCCCCGCGACACCCTCTACGGCCAGTGGACGCCGGAGGTCGGCGACATGCCGGTCTACGACGGGCGCGTGCTGGCGGCGCGGGTCGGCCCGGCCGCGGTCGCACGCGGCCGGCTCGGCGACTCGCGGCCGGTGCGGGAGGCGCTCGTGGCCGGCGCCCCGGTGGAGGCGGTGGTCCTGGTGGGCCCGCCGCACCCGGCGCTGTCGCCCGTCCTGCGCATCGTGGACGAGGAGGAACGGGAGGCCGTGCTGCTGGCCGCGGAGGGGAGGGATTTCGTCTTCGGCTACCGGATGCGCGCGGAGAACGTGCGCCTCGACCGCCCGCTCTTCCGCGTCCCCGATGCCCGGCGGGACATCCCCGCGGGGGACACCATCCGCGTCGCGGTGCAGCGGCGGGGGCGGGGGATCGCGGCGCGGGTGGACGGCCGCCTCGTCGGCGCGCCGCGGCTGGACGTGGGGCGCGGGTGGACGCTGCTCTTCTTCTCGCTCTCGTTCGGCGAGCGGACTTCCCGCGCGCTGGACGCCCTCTGGATCGCGCTGTGGACGCTGCCGCTCGGCCTGTGGGCGCGGCGGCGCGCGCGGTGGTACCTGGCGGCGGGGATCGCGGCCGCCGCGCTGGTGGCGCTCCCCGGGATGGTGGCGCTCGCGCCGGCGGGGCTCGAGGAGGTGGTGGGGGCGGCGGCCGGCGTGGCGGCGGGCTACATCGTCCGGCATCGGGTGGAGCGCCGACGGGAGGAGCGACGACAGCCGGAGGCGGCCAGGTCCCTGCCGTGCGCACGGTAG
- a CDS encoding HAMP domain-containing sensor histidine kinase: MTVPTFYGPGEEGGISSPSLKAAVERVAAEWLEAGVDRGRSGDVLAELSALARALEDGGQALPAADGSRAVLRKRLLWPLRLAVTREWLGADPPPDAAELLSMLRVFEALRAELHVDPPGPAPLGITGPEGLELIVEVAHDLRSPLTSILFLAETLRRGQSGEVNDLQRRQLGLVYSAALGMVSLASDLVELAQGGDRLVDTTPSPFSVLEVIESVCDIVRPLAEEKKIALRVLPPPGDQRIGFSAALSRVLVNLVSNALKYTDEGFVEITTRAKGLATLEFSVRDSGPGINDDARRVLFEPFRRRPGGDRYGFSGTGLGLAICRRLVHAMGSELHYETAPSWGTRFYFDLQLPPAGL; this comes from the coding sequence GTGACGGTCCCGACGTTCTACGGCCCCGGCGAGGAAGGCGGGATCTCCTCCCCCTCGCTGAAGGCGGCCGTGGAGCGGGTGGCCGCCGAGTGGCTGGAGGCGGGGGTCGACCGCGGCCGCTCGGGCGACGTGCTGGCCGAGCTCTCCGCCCTGGCGCGCGCGCTGGAGGACGGCGGCCAGGCGCTCCCCGCGGCCGACGGCTCGCGCGCGGTGCTGCGCAAGCGCCTCCTCTGGCCGCTCAGGCTGGCGGTCACGCGCGAGTGGCTGGGCGCCGACCCGCCGCCCGACGCGGCCGAGCTGCTGTCGATGCTGCGCGTGTTCGAGGCGCTCCGGGCCGAGCTGCACGTGGACCCGCCGGGGCCGGCGCCGCTCGGGATCACGGGCCCCGAGGGGCTGGAGCTGATCGTGGAGGTGGCGCACGACCTCCGCTCGCCGCTCACCTCCATCCTCTTCCTGGCCGAGACGCTGCGCCGCGGGCAGAGCGGCGAGGTCAACGACCTGCAGCGCCGCCAGCTGGGGCTGGTCTACAGCGCGGCGCTGGGGATGGTGTCGCTGGCCAGCGACCTGGTGGAGCTGGCGCAGGGGGGTGACCGGCTGGTGGACACCACGCCCTCGCCCTTCTCGGTGCTGGAGGTGATCGAGTCGGTGTGCGACATCGTGCGCCCGCTGGCCGAGGAGAAGAAGATCGCGCTCCGGGTGCTCCCCCCGCCGGGCGACCAGCGGATCGGCTTCTCGGCGGCGCTCTCCCGGGTGCTGGTGAACCTGGTGAGCAACGCGCTCAAGTACACCGACGAGGGCTTCGTCGAGATCACCACCCGCGCCAAGGGGCTGGCGACGCTCGAGTTCTCGGTGCGCGACAGCGGCCCGGGGATCAACGACGACGCGCGCCGGGTCCTCTTCGAGCCCTTCCGCCGCCGCCCCGGCGGCGACCGCTACGGCTTCTCGGGCACGGGGCTGGGCCTGGCCATCTGCCGGCGCCTGGTGCACGCCATGGGCTCGGAGCTGCACTACGAGACGGCGCCCAGCTGGGGCACGCGCTTCTACTTCGACCTGCAGCTGCCGCCGGCGGGGCTGTGA
- a CDS encoding GNAT family N-acetyltransferase produces MPLAVRPFEPGDVSRVAELRRRVFRHSRRTGPGELERYFHEIFFDNPWRDPALPSWAADEDGAVTGFLGVVPLPLVRQGEALRGAVATQVMVAPERRGVVGAHLLAAAFAGGHDLLFSDVATVPLRKAWVRAGGSVALQYGFSWTRTLRPARHAASRLGSAPVVRGARLVARPLFGVIDTVAVPAAVRRAPPCTLEPLADLAVIADTLPELAPPRAVRPAYDPPRLEWLLAHAEKRWSGHRIERQVVRADGGAVAGWFLYLDARGGTAQVLQAHAAPGRHGDVLRQLFRHAHRAGAMAVRGRLDPPFLDELQAAGCRWEHTPPGMLVHARDPGLLASVLRGDALLSGLDGEWWLDF; encoded by the coding sequence ATGCCCCTCGCCGTCCGCCCGTTCGAGCCCGGGGACGTCTCCCGCGTGGCCGAGCTGCGCCGCCGCGTCTTCCGCCACAGCCGGCGGACCGGCCCCGGCGAGCTGGAGCGCTACTTCCACGAGATCTTCTTCGACAACCCCTGGCGCGACCCCGCGCTCCCCTCGTGGGCGGCCGACGAGGACGGCGCCGTCACGGGCTTCCTGGGCGTGGTGCCGCTCCCCCTGGTTCGACAGGGCGAGGCGTTGCGCGGCGCGGTGGCCACGCAGGTGATGGTGGCGCCCGAGCGGCGCGGCGTGGTGGGCGCGCACCTGCTGGCGGCGGCGTTCGCGGGCGGGCACGACCTGCTGTTCAGCGACGTCGCCACCGTGCCGCTGCGCAAGGCGTGGGTGCGCGCGGGCGGGAGCGTGGCGCTGCAGTACGGCTTCAGCTGGACCCGTACGCTGCGCCCTGCCCGCCACGCGGCCTCGCGTCTGGGCTCGGCGCCCGTGGTGCGCGGGGCGCGGCTGGTGGCGCGGCCCCTCTTCGGCGTGATCGACACCGTCGCCGTCCCCGCCGCCGTCCGCCGGGCGCCCCCCTGCACCCTGGAGCCGCTCGCCGACCTCGCCGTCATCGCCGACACGCTGCCGGAGCTGGCCCCGCCGCGCGCCGTCCGTCCCGCGTACGACCCGCCCCGGCTGGAGTGGCTGCTCGCGCACGCCGAGAAGCGCTGGAGCGGCCACCGCATCGAGCGCCAGGTGGTGCGCGCCGACGGCGGCGCGGTGGCGGGGTGGTTCCTGTACCTGGACGCCCGCGGAGGGACGGCGCAGGTGCTCCAGGCGCACGCCGCGCCGGGGCGCCACGGCGACGTGCTGCGCCAGCTCTTCCGCCACGCGCACCGCGCCGGCGCCATGGCCGTTCGGGGCCGGCTCGATCCGCCGTTCCTCGACGAGCTGCAGGCGGCCGGCTGCCGGTGGGAGCACACCCCGCCCGGGATGCTGGTCCACGCCCGCGACCCCGGGCTGCTGGCCTCCGTCCTGCGCGGCGACGCCCTCCTCTCCGGCCTCGACGGCGAGTGGTGGCTGGACTTCTGA
- a CDS encoding GNAT family N-acetyltransferase: MPITLRPFGPGDVPCVAELRRRVFRRGRRTGPGELERYLQEIFFENPWRDPGLPGWVADEDGAVVGFVGVIPRPLARGGEALRGAVVSQFFVAPERRGFVGVRLLQKVMAGAQDLLYHDVVSPDVARLWELVGGSVAHACGFAWTRPLRPARHAAARLGSAPLVRGARLMARPLLGVIDALAAPAVLRAEPPCTAEPLADLRLIVDALPELVSPRAIRPVYDADRLKWLLARAEERWSGRRIERQVVRAEDGAPAGWFLYLTAGGGTADLLQAHAAPGRHADVLRHLFRHAHRTGAIAVRGRLDPAFQDDLHAAGVSWERASPGILVHARDPDLLAAVLRGDALLSGLDGGWWLDF; this comes from the coding sequence ATGCCCATCACCCTCCGCCCCTTCGGGCCCGGCGACGTCCCGTGCGTGGCGGAGCTGCGCCGACGGGTATTCCGCCGCGGCCGGCGCACCGGCCCGGGCGAGCTGGAGCGCTACCTCCAGGAGATCTTCTTCGAGAACCCCTGGCGCGACCCCGGCCTCCCCGGCTGGGTGGCCGACGAGGACGGCGCGGTCGTGGGGTTCGTCGGCGTGATCCCGCGGCCGCTCGCGCGGGGCGGCGAGGCGCTGCGGGGCGCGGTGGTCTCGCAGTTCTTCGTGGCGCCCGAGCGGCGCGGGTTTGTGGGCGTGCGCCTCCTGCAGAAGGTGATGGCCGGCGCGCAGGACCTGCTCTACCACGACGTGGTGTCCCCCGACGTGGCCCGGCTGTGGGAGCTGGTGGGGGGAAGCGTCGCCCACGCCTGCGGATTCGCGTGGACCCGGCCGCTGCGCCCCGCCCGCCACGCCGCCGCCAGGCTGGGTTCGGCCCCGCTGGTCCGCGGCGCCCGGCTGATGGCCCGGCCCCTCCTGGGGGTGATCGACGCACTGGCCGCCCCGGCCGTCCTGCGCGCCGAGCCACCCTGCACCGCCGAGCCGCTCGCCGACCTTCGGCTCATCGTGGACGCCCTGCCTGAACTCGTGTCCCCGCGCGCGATCCGTCCCGTCTACGATGCGGATCGTCTGAAGTGGCTCCTCGCCCGCGCCGAAGAGCGGTGGAGCGGCCGGCGCATCGAGCGGCAGGTGGTGCGCGCGGAAGACGGCGCGCCGGCGGGCTGGTTCCTCTACCTGACGGCCGGCGGCGGCACCGCCGATCTCCTGCAGGCGCACGCCGCGCCGGGGCGCCACGCCGACGTGCTGCGCCACCTCTTCCGGCACGCGCACCGCACCGGCGCCATCGCCGTGCGGGGCCGCCTGGATCCCGCGTTCCAGGACGACCTCCACGCAGCCGGCGTCTCCTGGGAGCGCGCCTCGCCGGGGATCCTGGTCCACGCCCGCGACCCCGACCTGCTGGCCGCCGTCCTGCGCGGCGACGCCCTCCTCTCCGGCCTCGACGGCGGCTGGTGGCTGGACTTCTGA
- a CDS encoding acyl carrier protein, with translation MRPELLVSRVFGVEPARVSDETSNADTPGWDSLAHINLVLALESTYGVSLSVEEALEATSVGAIKRVLARRGVTW, from the coding sequence ATGCGTCCTGAGCTGCTGGTGAGCCGCGTCTTCGGCGTCGAGCCCGCGCGCGTGAGCGACGAGACCTCGAACGCCGACACGCCGGGGTGGGACTCGCTGGCCCACATCAACCTGGTGCTGGCGCTCGAGTCCACCTACGGCGTGAGCCTCTCGGTGGAAGAGGCGCTGGAGGCCACCAGCGTGGGCGCCATCAAGCGCGTCCTCGCCCGCCGGGGGGTCACCTGGTGA